One Solea senegalensis isolate Sse05_10M linkage group LG21, IFAPA_SoseM_1, whole genome shotgun sequence DNA segment encodes these proteins:
- the LOC122758546 gene encoding LIM domain transcription factor LMO4.1-like, with protein sequence MVNSRVEAVPAVAVMSSGGGTVGKSCAGCGSRIDDRFLLFSMERYWHTRCLKCSCCHAQLGEYSSTCYSKGGMILCKNDYIRLFGHSGACSACGQSIPASEMVMRAQGNVYHLKCFTCATCRNRLVPGDRFHYINGTIFCEHDRPGGGGGGLHSGHPTPLQANSMMSDQKVC encoded by the exons ATGGTAAACAGCAGAGTTGAGGCAGTGCCCGCAGTGGCGGTGATGAGCAGTGGCGGGGGAACAGTGGGCAAGTCGTGTGCAGGATGTGGCAGTCGAATCGACGACCGCTTCCTGCTCTTCTCCATGGAGCGGTACTGGCACACGCGCTGCCTCAAGTGCTCCTGCTGCCACGCTCAGCTGGGTGAATACAGCAGCACCTGCTACAGCAAGGGAGGGATGATCCTCTGTAAGAACGACTACATCAG GCTGTTTGGACACAGCGGTGCCTGCAGCGCTTGTGGACAGTCCATACCTGCCAGTGAGATGGTGATGCGAGCGCAAGGCAACGTTTACCATCTTAAA TGTTTCACGTGTGCGACCTGTAGGAACCGCCTGGTCCCCGGTGATCGCTTTCACTACATCAACGGGACCATCTTCTGTGAACATGACCggccaggaggaggaggaggaggtctgcACAGTGGACACCCGACTCCACTACAGGCCAACAGCATGATGTCTGATCAGAAG GTGTGCTga